In Apodemus sylvaticus chromosome 8, mApoSyl1.1, whole genome shotgun sequence, one genomic interval encodes:
- the LOC127691458 gene encoding PHD finger protein 11-like isoform X9 produces the protein MEKRTCALCPEGHEWSQIYFAPSANIAAHENCLLYSSGLVECEVHDTPNTTRNFDVKSVKKEIWRGRRLKCSLCNEGGATVGCDLSHCKKSYHYVCAKKDQAIPQVDGDHGIYKVFCPEHAPQQEETTESADSPSMKKKRGRKKRLSPGPPTEPKKMKFSSSKRHMMEEPDDRTAAKASFLKKCQEAGLLTELFEQILEKVDSIHRRFMDETASESDYEGIETLLFDCGLFGDTLRKFQEVIKSKVCESEGRQRQMKQQLEALADLQQSLSSFQDNGDLDHSSSASGSSLSPEDHQVRYQGSPEVQAGSGVSL, from the exons atggaaaaaagaaCTTGTGCCCTTTGCCCTGAAGGCCATGAGTGGAGTCAGATATACTTTGCACCATCAGCAAATATAGCTGCTCATGAAAACTGTCTG CTGTATTCCTCGGGACTGGTGGAGTGTGAGGTCCATGATACACCTAATACAACTAGAAACTTTGATGTCAAATCAGTAAAGAAAGAGATCTGGAGAGGGAGAAGATTG AAGTGCTCACTCTGTAATGAAGGAGGCGCCACAGTGGGATGTGACCTATCACACTGTAAGAAGAGTTACCACTATGTCTGTGCCAAAAAGGACCAAGCCATTCCTCAAGTTGATGGAGACCATGGAATTTACAA AGTATTTTGCCCAGAACATGCACCACAACAAGAAGAGACCACCGAAAGTG CTGATAGCCCAAGcatgaaaaagaagagaggaaggaagaaacgcCTCTCACCAGGCCCTCCCACAGAG CCAAAAAAGATGAAGTTCAGTAGCTCCAAAAGACACATGATGGAAGAGCCTGATGACCGCACAG CTGCCAAAGCTTCTTTTCTTAAgaaatgtcaggaagcaggacttCTTACTGAATTATTTGAACAGATCCTAGAAAAAGTGGATTCAATTCATAGAAGATTCATGGATGAGACTGCCTCAGAGTCAG ACTATGAAGGGATCGAGACCTTACTGTTTGACTGTGGATTGTTTGGAGACACATTAAGAAAATTCCAAGAAG TAATCAAGAGCAAAGTGTGTGAATctgaaggaaggcagaggcagatgaagcaGCAGCTGGAGGCACTTGCAGACTTACAACAAAGCTTGTCCTCATTTCAAGACAATGGAGACCTGGACCACTCAAGCTCTGCTTCAGGATCCTCACTATCTCCTGAGGACCACCAGGTCAGATACCAGGGGTCTCCTGAAGTGCAAGCAGGCTCAGGAGTCAGCCTGTGA
- the LOC127691458 gene encoding PHD finger protein 11-like isoform X10, with protein sequence MSAGTLSWPKRQLSHAAQSQQLYSSGLVECEVHDTPNTTRNFDVKSVKKEIWRGRRLKCSLCNEGGATVGCDLSHCKKSYHYVCAKKDQAIPQVDGDHGIYKVFCPEHAPQQEETTESADSPSMKKKRGRKKRLSPGPPTEPKKMKFSSSKRHMMEEPDDRTAAKASFLKKCQEAGLLTELFEQILEKVDSIHRRFMDETASESDYEGIETLLFDCGLFGDTLRKFQEVIKSKVCESEGRQRQMKQQLEALADLQQSLSSFQDNGDLDHSSSASGSSLSPEDHQVRYQGSPEVQAGSGVSL encoded by the exons atgagtgcaggtaccctGTCATGGCCCAAGAGACAGCTCAGCCATGCGGCCCAGTCTCAACAG CTGTATTCCTCGGGACTGGTGGAGTGTGAGGTCCATGATACACCTAATACAACTAGAAACTTTGATGTCAAATCAGTAAAGAAAGAGATCTGGAGAGGGAGAAGATTG AAGTGCTCACTCTGTAATGAAGGAGGCGCCACAGTGGGATGTGACCTATCACACTGTAAGAAGAGTTACCACTATGTCTGTGCCAAAAAGGACCAAGCCATTCCTCAAGTTGATGGAGACCATGGAATTTACAA AGTATTTTGCCCAGAACATGCACCACAACAAGAAGAGACCACCGAAAGTG CTGATAGCCCAAGcatgaaaaagaagagaggaaggaagaaacgcCTCTCACCAGGCCCTCCCACAGAG CCAAAAAAGATGAAGTTCAGTAGCTCCAAAAGACACATGATGGAAGAGCCTGATGACCGCACAG CTGCCAAAGCTTCTTTTCTTAAgaaatgtcaggaagcaggacttCTTACTGAATTATTTGAACAGATCCTAGAAAAAGTGGATTCAATTCATAGAAGATTCATGGATGAGACTGCCTCAGAGTCAG ACTATGAAGGGATCGAGACCTTACTGTTTGACTGTGGATTGTTTGGAGACACATTAAGAAAATTCCAAGAAG TAATCAAGAGCAAAGTGTGTGAATctgaaggaaggcagaggcagatgaagcaGCAGCTGGAGGCACTTGCAGACTTACAACAAAGCTTGTCCTCATTTCAAGACAATGGAGACCTGGACCACTCAAGCTCTGCTTCAGGATCCTCACTATCTCCTGAGGACCACCAGGTCAGATACCAGGGGTCTCCTGAAGTGCAAGCAGGCTCAGGAGTCAGCCTGTGA
- the LOC127691458 gene encoding PHD finger protein 11-like isoform X8: MAQETAQPCGPVSTGDCPVIEKMEKRTCALCPEGHEWSQIYFAPSANIAAHENCLLYSSGLVECEVHDTPNTTRNFDVKSVKKEIWRGRRLKCSLCNEGGATVGCDLSHCKKSYHYVCAKKDQAIPQVDGDHGIYKVFCPEHAPQQEETTESADSPSMKKKRGRKKRLSPGPPTEPKKMKFSSSKRHMMEEPDDRTAAKASFLKKCQEAGLLTELFEQILEKVDSIHRRFMDETASESDYEGIETLLFDCGLFGDTLRKFQEVIKSKVCESEGRQRQMKQQLEALADLQQSLSSFQDNGDLDHSSSASGSSLSPEDHQVRYQGSPEVQAGSGVSL; this comes from the exons ATGGCCCAAGAGACAGCTCAGCCATGCGGCCCAGTCTCAACAG GTGACTGTCCAGTTAtagaaaagatggaaaaaagaaCTTGTGCCCTTTGCCCTGAAGGCCATGAGTGGAGTCAGATATACTTTGCACCATCAGCAAATATAGCTGCTCATGAAAACTGTCTG CTGTATTCCTCGGGACTGGTGGAGTGTGAGGTCCATGATACACCTAATACAACTAGAAACTTTGATGTCAAATCAGTAAAGAAAGAGATCTGGAGAGGGAGAAGATTG AAGTGCTCACTCTGTAATGAAGGAGGCGCCACAGTGGGATGTGACCTATCACACTGTAAGAAGAGTTACCACTATGTCTGTGCCAAAAAGGACCAAGCCATTCCTCAAGTTGATGGAGACCATGGAATTTACAA AGTATTTTGCCCAGAACATGCACCACAACAAGAAGAGACCACCGAAAGTG CTGATAGCCCAAGcatgaaaaagaagagaggaaggaagaaacgcCTCTCACCAGGCCCTCCCACAGAG CCAAAAAAGATGAAGTTCAGTAGCTCCAAAAGACACATGATGGAAGAGCCTGATGACCGCACAG CTGCCAAAGCTTCTTTTCTTAAgaaatgtcaggaagcaggacttCTTACTGAATTATTTGAACAGATCCTAGAAAAAGTGGATTCAATTCATAGAAGATTCATGGATGAGACTGCCTCAGAGTCAG ACTATGAAGGGATCGAGACCTTACTGTTTGACTGTGGATTGTTTGGAGACACATTAAGAAAATTCCAAGAAG TAATCAAGAGCAAAGTGTGTGAATctgaaggaaggcagaggcagatgaagcaGCAGCTGGAGGCACTTGCAGACTTACAACAAAGCTTGTCCTCATTTCAAGACAATGGAGACCTGGACCACTCAAGCTCTGCTTCAGGATCCTCACTATCTCCTGAGGACCACCAGGTCAGATACCAGGGGTCTCCTGAAGTGCAAGCAGGCTCAGGAGTCAGCCTGTGA